A genomic segment from Alistipes senegalensis JC50 encodes:
- a CDS encoding phosphatase PAP2 family protein codes for MFKRFAVVCLFSFASLGAWAQLPDSVDLSAGGEFRRRIDRHTSTKAYRMLFIGTPLIVGGVVMQAYDSDFRRLRNGYSRSFHHDYDDYLQYAPAGVMVGMKAFGVKGRSSWGRMLVSDAFSAGLMAIGVNSLKYSCRVMRPDGSSRNSFPSGHTATAFMTATMLHKEYGHRSPWYSIGGYTVATVTGVTRQLNNRHWMSDIMVGAGIGILATELGYFLADLIFKDKGLLVSETYSVYDRYRRPSFLGFGLGLTTVPGTYDPYPGMRVQLLAGPSVQIQGAWFASPYWGFGGRMSCANLRVKVNGVAQNDDLECASVYAGPYFSYPFSMRWLVGAKLLAGCEIYKSCDTDIRCLEGRSGFSFGTGLSTTYLASQNLGVRFSTDYDVAPPLTGASRQRIHRLTFGIGISAAF; via the coding sequence ATGTTCAAACGCTTCGCCGTCGTCTGCCTCTTCTCGTTCGCGAGCTTGGGAGCATGGGCGCAGTTGCCGGACAGTGTCGATCTGAGCGCGGGCGGGGAGTTCCGCCGGCGCATCGACCGCCACACTTCGACGAAAGCCTACCGCATGCTCTTCATCGGCACGCCGCTCATCGTGGGCGGTGTGGTCATGCAGGCTTATGATTCCGATTTCCGGCGGCTGCGCAACGGGTACAGCCGTTCGTTCCACCACGACTACGACGATTATCTCCAGTACGCTCCGGCCGGGGTGATGGTCGGCATGAAGGCTTTCGGCGTCAAGGGGCGCAGTTCGTGGGGCCGGATGCTGGTCTCCGACGCCTTTTCGGCGGGGCTGATGGCCATCGGCGTCAATTCGCTGAAATACTCCTGCCGGGTGATGCGTCCCGACGGCTCGTCGCGCAACTCCTTTCCCTCGGGACATACGGCCACGGCCTTCATGACCGCCACGATGCTCCACAAGGAGTACGGCCACCGCAGCCCGTGGTACAGCATCGGCGGCTATACCGTGGCTACGGTCACGGGCGTCACGCGCCAGCTGAACAACCGCCACTGGATGAGCGACATCATGGTCGGCGCCGGGATCGGCATCCTGGCCACGGAGCTGGGCTATTTCCTCGCCGACCTGATTTTCAAGGACAAAGGGCTGCTCGTATCGGAAACCTATTCGGTCTACGACCGCTACCGCCGCCCGTCGTTTCTGGGCTTCGGCCTCGGACTGACGACCGTGCCGGGGACCTACGATCCGTATCCCGGCATGCGGGTGCAGCTGCTTGCGGGACCTTCCGTTCAGATTCAGGGAGCCTGGTTCGCCTCGCCCTACTGGGGCTTCGGCGGCCGCATGTCGTGCGCCAACCTGCGGGTGAAGGTCAACGGCGTTGCGCAGAACGACGATCTGGAGTGCGCTTCGGTCTATGCGGGGCCCTATTTCTCCTATCCGTTTTCGATGCGGTGGCTGGTCGGCGCGAAACTGCTTGCCGGCTGCGAGATTTACAAATCCTGCGACACGGACATCCGGTGCTTGGAGGGGCGCAGCGGCTTTTCGTTCGGAACGGGCCTCTCCACGACTTATCTCGCCTCTCAGAATCTCGGGGTGCGCTTCTCGACCGACTATGACGTTGCGCCGCCCCTGACGGGCGCTTCGCGGCAGCGAATCCACCGCCTGACCTTCGGCATCGGCATCAGCGCGGCCTTCTGA
- the rodA gene encoding rod shape-determining protein RodA gives MTSNRHSGIFYGVDLWTVLLYVLIVLAGWLSITSASFDEGSAELFSFSHFYMKQLLWIGMAWITALVVLLLDERFYHMFAYPAYLMGIVLLLAALLFGREVNGAKAWFEFGSFRVQPAEFVKIATALALARVMSEYSFSINRAGDLFRVGMVICIPLFIIILQNDTGSGIVLGSFLFVLYREGLNKWLCIPVLLIAALFIFSFLLSPMTLLVTLILVCTFSEAMMNGMWRSRIVFLAALALAAILLCLTAALVAPGRLDIYHSLLIVTLLSLVFVAVYAYRSNLRNIYITLGLFIGSMIFLPTTDYIFNSILKQHQRDRILSFLGIISDPLGSDYNVNQAKIAIGSGNFWGKGFLEGTQIKYGFVPERHTDFIFCTVGEEWGFLGAVVVLSLLCILILRLMRMGERQQEPFGRIYCYCVAAILLFHVLVNVGMTIGLMPVMGIPLPFMSYGGSSLIAFTILLFIAVRLDASTRQFSLTKF, from the coding sequence ATGACAAGTAACCGGCATAGCGGCATCTTCTACGGAGTGGACCTCTGGACCGTCCTGCTGTACGTGCTGATCGTGCTGGCGGGGTGGCTCTCGATCACTTCGGCGTCGTTCGACGAGGGATCGGCCGAACTCTTCTCGTTTTCGCACTTCTATATGAAGCAGCTGCTGTGGATCGGCATGGCGTGGATCACGGCGCTCGTCGTGCTGCTGCTCGACGAACGCTTCTACCACATGTTCGCCTACCCGGCCTACCTGATGGGTATCGTGTTGCTGTTGGCTGCGCTGCTGTTCGGCCGCGAGGTCAACGGCGCCAAGGCGTGGTTCGAGTTCGGTTCGTTCCGCGTGCAGCCCGCGGAGTTCGTCAAGATCGCCACGGCCCTGGCCCTGGCCCGCGTGATGAGCGAATACTCTTTCTCGATCAACCGCGCCGGGGACCTGTTCCGCGTGGGCATGGTGATCTGCATCCCGCTGTTCATCATCATCCTGCAAAACGATACCGGCTCGGGCATCGTGCTGGGGTCGTTCCTCTTCGTGCTCTACCGCGAGGGGCTGAACAAGTGGCTCTGCATCCCGGTCCTGCTGATCGCCGCGCTGTTCATCTTCTCGTTCCTGCTTTCGCCGATGACCCTGCTCGTCACGCTGATTCTGGTCTGCACCTTCTCGGAGGCGATGATGAACGGAATGTGGCGTTCGCGGATCGTCTTTCTGGCGGCGCTGGCGCTGGCGGCGATCCTGCTCTGCCTGACGGCGGCGCTCGTCGCCCCGGGGAGGCTGGACATCTACCACTCGCTGCTGATCGTGACGCTCCTCTCGCTGGTCTTCGTGGCGGTCTACGCCTACCGGTCGAACCTGCGCAACATCTACATCACGCTGGGGCTGTTCATCGGTTCGATGATCTTCCTGCCCACCACCGACTACATCTTCAATTCGATCCTCAAACAGCACCAGCGGGACCGCATTCTGAGTTTCCTGGGCATCATCAGCGATCCGCTGGGCTCCGACTACAACGTCAACCAGGCCAAGATCGCCATCGGTTCGGGCAACTTCTGGGGCAAGGGCTTCCTGGAGGGCACCCAGATCAAATACGGATTCGTGCCCGAGCGGCACACCGACTTCATCTTCTGCACCGTGGGCGAGGAGTGGGGTTTTCTGGGCGCGGTCGTGGTGCTGTCGCTGCTGTGCATCCTCATCCTGCGCCTGATGCGCATGGGCGAGCGGCAGCAGGAGCCTTTCGGCCGCATCTATTGCTACTGCGTGGCGGCGATCCTGCTGTTCCACGTGCTGGTCAACGTGGGCATGACCATCGGACTGATGCCCGTCATGGGCATTCCGCTGCCCTTCATGAGCTACGGAGGTTCGTCGCTCATCGCCTTTACGATCCTGTTGTTCATCGCCGTGCGGCTCGACGCCTCGACGCGGCAGTTTTCCCTGACCAAATTTTGA
- a CDS encoding calcium-translocating P-type ATPase, PMCA-type, with product MISFDPRGLSPQEVAESRRRHGDNVITPPKDDSVWRLLLEKFRDPIIRILLLAAVLSLAIGFIHKDFTESVGIICAIILATCVGFWFEWDAQRRFRRLNQVNDDIPVKVMREGTIREIPRREVVAGDVVYIEGGETIPADGELVEAVSLKINESTLTGEPEVDKTVSEADFDPDATYPSNAVLRGTTVADGYGVMVVTAVGDATEAGRVTEQATVQSEEQTPLDRQLTRLSRLIGRLGILLSALIFCVMLAKAIFVGGLLDGDWLTISQHVLQIFMVSVAIIVMAVPEGLPMSITLSLAMSMRRMLKTNNLVRKMHACETMGAVTVICTDKTGTLTQNRMHVQELVRYDALPERDFAEVVALNTTAFLDAEGHIIGNPTEGALLEWMRSRGTDYEPLRAEAKIVDRLTFSTERKYMATIIESAVSGRRILCVKGAPEIVRTMCLPDGKDAQVAEQLLGFQSRAMRTLAVAWAETASDDCLEAVGAGGLHFAAVAAISDPVREDVPAAVARCLGAGIGIKIVTGDTPATAREIARQIGLWNDAEDGDRNHITGTDFAALSDEELLERVQELKIMSRARPLDKQRLVRLLQQRGEVVAVTGDGTNDAPALNFANVGLSMGSGTSVAKDASDITLLDDSFASIATAVMWGRSLYRNIQRFVLFQLTINFAAIVICFVGAVFGTEMPLTVVQILWVNIIMDTFAAMAMASLPPSAEVMRDKPRPRDEFIITRAMARTIFTCGMVMVAVLLGMLFWWTVSEGGLSVEQLTLFFSTFVFLQFWNMFNAKGFETRHSVFTCLKGCREFFLILAAIGIGQVLIVEFGGEVFRTVPLTGREWASVIGFTSLLAVGGEAVRAIRRKRQ from the coding sequence ATGATATCCTTCGATCCCCGGGGACTCTCCCCGCAGGAAGTCGCCGAAAGCCGGCGCCGGCACGGCGACAACGTTATCACCCCGCCGAAAGACGATTCGGTGTGGCGACTGTTGCTCGAAAAATTCCGCGATCCGATCATCCGCATCCTGCTGCTGGCGGCGGTGCTGTCGCTGGCCATCGGATTCATCCATAAGGATTTCACCGAATCCGTGGGCATCATCTGCGCCATCATCCTCGCCACGTGCGTCGGCTTCTGGTTCGAGTGGGACGCCCAGCGTCGCTTCCGGCGGCTGAATCAGGTCAACGACGACATCCCCGTCAAGGTGATGCGCGAGGGCACGATCCGCGAGATTCCCCGACGCGAGGTCGTCGCGGGCGACGTGGTCTATATCGAGGGCGGCGAGACGATCCCCGCCGACGGCGAACTGGTCGAGGCCGTGTCGCTGAAGATCAACGAATCGACCCTCACGGGCGAACCCGAGGTGGACAAGACCGTCAGCGAGGCCGATTTCGACCCCGATGCGACCTATCCGTCGAACGCCGTGCTGCGGGGCACGACCGTGGCGGACGGTTACGGCGTGATGGTCGTCACGGCCGTGGGCGACGCGACGGAGGCCGGGCGGGTGACGGAGCAGGCCACCGTGCAGAGCGAGGAACAGACGCCGCTCGACCGTCAGCTGACGCGCCTTTCGCGTCTGATCGGACGTTTGGGCATCCTGCTTTCGGCGCTGATCTTCTGCGTGATGCTCGCAAAGGCGATCTTCGTGGGCGGACTGCTCGACGGCGACTGGCTGACGATCTCCCAGCATGTGTTGCAGATCTTCATGGTCTCGGTGGCGATCATCGTCATGGCCGTTCCCGAGGGGCTCCCGATGTCGATCACGCTGTCGCTGGCGATGTCCATGCGGCGGATGCTGAAAACCAACAACCTCGTGCGCAAGATGCACGCCTGCGAGACGATGGGCGCCGTGACGGTCATCTGCACCGACAAGACCGGCACGCTCACCCAGAACCGCATGCACGTGCAGGAGCTGGTGCGCTACGACGCGCTTCCCGAGCGGGATTTCGCCGAGGTCGTGGCGCTGAACACCACGGCGTTCCTCGATGCCGAAGGGCACATCATCGGCAACCCCACGGAAGGGGCCCTGCTCGAATGGATGCGCAGCCGCGGGACCGATTACGAGCCCCTGCGGGCCGAAGCGAAGATCGTCGATCGGCTGACCTTCTCGACCGAGCGCAAATACATGGCGACGATCATCGAAAGCGCCGTCTCGGGCCGCCGCATCCTCTGCGTGAAGGGTGCGCCGGAGATCGTGCGCACGATGTGCCTTCCGGACGGCAAGGACGCGCAGGTCGCCGAACAGCTGCTGGGCTTCCAGAGCCGCGCCATGCGCACGCTGGCCGTGGCGTGGGCCGAGACCGCTTCGGACGACTGTCTGGAGGCTGTCGGGGCCGGCGGACTGCATTTTGCGGCCGTCGCGGCCATCTCCGACCCGGTCCGCGAGGACGTTCCCGCGGCGGTCGCCCGCTGCCTCGGGGCCGGCATAGGCATCAAGATCGTCACGGGCGACACGCCGGCCACGGCGCGTGAGATCGCCCGTCAGATCGGGCTGTGGAACGACGCCGAGGACGGCGACCGCAATCATATCACCGGTACGGATTTCGCCGCCCTGAGCGACGAGGAGTTGTTGGAGCGTGTGCAGGAGCTGAAGATCATGTCCCGCGCCCGGCCGCTCGACAAGCAGCGTCTCGTGCGGCTGTTGCAGCAGCGGGGCGAGGTGGTGGCCGTCACGGGCGACGGCACGAACGACGCCCCGGCGCTGAATTTCGCCAACGTGGGCCTCTCGATGGGCTCGGGAACCTCCGTGGCGAAGGACGCTTCGGACATCACGCTGCTCGACGACTCGTTCGCCTCGATCGCCACGGCCGTGATGTGGGGCCGCTCGCTCTACCGCAATATCCAGCGGTTCGTGCTGTTCCAGCTGACGATCAACTTCGCGGCCATCGTCATCTGCTTCGTCGGCGCCGTGTTCGGCACCGAAATGCCGCTGACGGTGGTGCAGATCCTCTGGGTCAACATCATCATGGACACCTTCGCGGCGATGGCGATGGCTTCGCTGCCGCCCAGCGCCGAGGTGATGCGCGACAAGCCGCGCCCGAGGGACGAATTCATCATCACGCGCGCTATGGCCCGCACCATCTTCACCTGCGGAATGGTCATGGTCGCGGTCTTGTTGGGGATGCTCTTCTGGTGGACGGTCTCCGAGGGCGGACTCTCCGTGGAGCAGCTGACGCTGTTCTTCTCGACCTTCGTCTTCCTGCAATTCTGGAACATGTTCAACGCCAAGGGCTTCGAAACGCGTCATTCGGTGTTCACCTGCCTGAAGGGGTGCCGCGAATTCTTCCTGATCCTCGCGGCCATCGGCATCGGACAGGTGCTGATCGTGGAGTTCGGCGGCGAGGTGTTCCGCACCGTGCCGCTCACGGGCCGCGAGTGGGCCTCCGTCATCGGTTTCACCTCGCTGCTGGCCGTCGGCGGCGAGGCGGTCCGCGCCATTCGCCGAAAAAGACAGTAA